Proteins encoded together in one Oncorhynchus mykiss isolate Arlee chromosome 7, USDA_OmykA_1.1, whole genome shotgun sequence window:
- the LOC110527544 gene encoding glycogen synthase kinase-3 beta isoform X2 yields MSGRPRTTSFAESCKAVPQPSAFGSMKVSRDKDGSKVTTVVATPGQGPDRPQEVSYTDTKVIGNGSFGVVYQAKLCDSGELIAIKKVLQDKRFKNRELQIMRKLDHCNIVRLRYFFYSSGDKKDEVYLNLVLDYVPETVYRVARHYSRAKQTLPMVYVKMYMYQLFRSLAYIHSFGICHRDIKPQNLLLDPETAVLKLCDFGSAKQLVRGEPNVSYICSRYYRAPELIFGATDYTSSIDVWSAGCVLAELLLGQPIFPGDSGVDQLVEIIKVLGTPTREQIREMNPNYTEFKFPQIKAHPWTKPCVIGSQVFRPRTPPEAIALCSRLLEYTPTARFTPLEACAHTFFDELRDPNLKLPNGREKPLLFNFSTQELSSNPSLASILIPAHARNQPGAFTPNNASAPSDANSGDRGHTTNAASASNAST; encoded by the exons gagacAAAGATGGCAGTAAGGTGACCACGGTGGTAGCGACCCCAGGCCAGGGCCCCGACCGGCCGCAGGAGGTCAGCTATACAGACACTAAGGTCATCGGCAACGGCTCGTTCGGCGTGGTCTACCAGGCTAAACTGTGTGACTCCGGGGAGCTAATAGCCATCAAGAAGGTTCTGCAGGACAAGAGGTTCAAG AACCGGGAGCTGCAGATCATGAGGAAACTGGACCACTGCAACATAGTGCGTTTACGCTACTTCTTCTATTCCAGTGGAGACAAG AAGGACGAGGTGTATCTCAACCTGGTTCTGGACTACGTTCCTGAGACTGTGTACAGAGTTGCTAGACACTACAGCCGAGCCAAGCAGACCCTCCCCATGGTCTATGTGAAG ATGTACATGTACCAGCTCTTCCGGAGCTTGGCCTACATCCATTCCTTTGGGATCTGCCATCGGGACATCAAGCCCCAGAACCTGCTGCTGGACCCGGAGACAGCCGTGCTCAAGCTCTGTGACTTTGGCAG TGCGAAGCAGCTGGTCCGTGGTGAGCCCAATGTGTCCTACATCTGCTCACGGTACTACAGAGCCCCAGAGCTCATCTTTGGGGCCACTGACTACACCTCCAGCATAG ATGTATGGTCCGCTGGCTGTGTTCTAGCAGAACTGTTGCTAGGGCAACCCATTTTTCCCGGTGACAGTGGGGTGGATCAGCTGGTGGAGATCATCAAG GTTCTCGGCACTCCCACTCGGGAGCAGATCCGAGAGATGAATCCCAACTACACTGAGTTTAAGTTCCCTCAGATCAAGGCACACCCATGGACTAAG CCTTGTGTGATTGGCTCTCAGGTGTTCCGGCCGCGCACGCCCCCTGAGGCCATCGCTCTGTGCTCGCGTCTGCTGGAGTACACGCCCACAGCGCGCTTCACGCCCCTGGAGGCCTGTGCCCACACCTTTTTCGACGAGCTCCGGGACCCCAACCTCAAGCTGCCCAACGGGCGCGAGAAGCCCCTGCTCTTCAACTTCTCCACACAGG AGTTGTCCAGTAACCCCTCCTTAGCCTCCATCCTCATCCCCGCCCACGCCCGGAATCAGCCCGGGGCCTTCACTCCTAACAACGCCTCCGCACCCTCAG ATGCCAACAGCGGAGACCGTGGCCATACCACCAATGCTGCCTCCGCCTCCAACGCCTCCACCTGA
- the LOC110527544 gene encoding glycogen synthase kinase-3 beta isoform X3 produces MSGRPRTTSFAESCKAVPQPSAFGSMKVSRDKDGSKVTTVVATPGQGPDRPQEVSYTDTKVIGNGSFGVVYQAKLCDSGELIAIKKVLQDKRFKNRELQIMRKLDHCNIVRLRYFFYSSGDKKDEVYLNLVLDYVPETVYRVARHYSRAKQTLPMVYVKMYMYQLFRSLAYIHSFGICHRDIKPQNLLLDPETAVLKLCDFGSAKQLVRGEPNVSYICSRYYRAPELIFGATDYTSSIDVWSAGCVLAELLLGQPIFPGDSGVDQLVEIIKVLGTPTREQIREMNPNYTEFKFPQIKAHPWTKVSQQVFRPRTPPEAIALCSRLLEYTPTARFTPLEACAHTFFDELRDPNLKLPNGREKPLLFNFSTQELSSNPSLASILIPAHARNQPGAFTPNNASAPSDANSGDRGHTTNAASASNAST; encoded by the exons gagacAAAGATGGCAGTAAGGTGACCACGGTGGTAGCGACCCCAGGCCAGGGCCCCGACCGGCCGCAGGAGGTCAGCTATACAGACACTAAGGTCATCGGCAACGGCTCGTTCGGCGTGGTCTACCAGGCTAAACTGTGTGACTCCGGGGAGCTAATAGCCATCAAGAAGGTTCTGCAGGACAAGAGGTTCAAG AACCGGGAGCTGCAGATCATGAGGAAACTGGACCACTGCAACATAGTGCGTTTACGCTACTTCTTCTATTCCAGTGGAGACAAG AAGGACGAGGTGTATCTCAACCTGGTTCTGGACTACGTTCCTGAGACTGTGTACAGAGTTGCTAGACACTACAGCCGAGCCAAGCAGACCCTCCCCATGGTCTATGTGAAG ATGTACATGTACCAGCTCTTCCGGAGCTTGGCCTACATCCATTCCTTTGGGATCTGCCATCGGGACATCAAGCCCCAGAACCTGCTGCTGGACCCGGAGACAGCCGTGCTCAAGCTCTGTGACTTTGGCAG TGCGAAGCAGCTGGTCCGTGGTGAGCCCAATGTGTCCTACATCTGCTCACGGTACTACAGAGCCCCAGAGCTCATCTTTGGGGCCACTGACTACACCTCCAGCATAG ATGTATGGTCCGCTGGCTGTGTTCTAGCAGAACTGTTGCTAGGGCAACCCATTTTTCCCGGTGACAGTGGGGTGGATCAGCTGGTGGAGATCATCAAG GTTCTCGGCACTCCCACTCGGGAGCAGATCCGAGAGATGAATCCCAACTACACTGAGTTTAAGTTCCCTCAGATCAAGGCACACCCATGGACTAAGGTGAGTCAACAG GTGTTCCGGCCGCGCACGCCCCCTGAGGCCATCGCTCTGTGCTCGCGTCTGCTGGAGTACACGCCCACAGCGCGCTTCACGCCCCTGGAGGCCTGTGCCCACACCTTTTTCGACGAGCTCCGGGACCCCAACCTCAAGCTGCCCAACGGGCGCGAGAAGCCCCTGCTCTTCAACTTCTCCACACAGG AGTTGTCCAGTAACCCCTCCTTAGCCTCCATCCTCATCCCCGCCCACGCCCGGAATCAGCCCGGGGCCTTCACTCCTAACAACGCCTCCGCACCCTCAG ATGCCAACAGCGGAGACCGTGGCCATACCACCAATGCTGCCTCCGCCTCCAACGCCTCCACCTGA
- the LOC110527544 gene encoding glycogen synthase kinase-3 beta isoform X1 — protein sequence MSGRPRTTSFAESCKAVPQPSAFGSMKVSRDKDGSKVTTVVATPGQGPDRPQEVSYTDTKVIGNGSFGVVYQAKLCDSGELIAIKKVLQDKRFKNRELQIMRKLDHCNIVRLRYFFYSSGDKKDEVYLNLVLDYVPETVYRVARHYSRAKQTLPMVYVKMYMYQLFRSLAYIHSFGICHRDIKPQNLLLDPETAVLKLCDFGSAKQLVRGEPNVSYICSRYYRAPELIFGATDYTSSIDVWSAGCVLAELLLGQPIFPGDSGVDQLVEIIKVLGTPTREQIREMNPNYTEFKFPQIKAHPWTKVSQQPCVIGSQVFRPRTPPEAIALCSRLLEYTPTARFTPLEACAHTFFDELRDPNLKLPNGREKPLLFNFSTQELSSNPSLASILIPAHARNQPGAFTPNNASAPSDANSGDRGHTTNAASASNAST from the exons gagacAAAGATGGCAGTAAGGTGACCACGGTGGTAGCGACCCCAGGCCAGGGCCCCGACCGGCCGCAGGAGGTCAGCTATACAGACACTAAGGTCATCGGCAACGGCTCGTTCGGCGTGGTCTACCAGGCTAAACTGTGTGACTCCGGGGAGCTAATAGCCATCAAGAAGGTTCTGCAGGACAAGAGGTTCAAG AACCGGGAGCTGCAGATCATGAGGAAACTGGACCACTGCAACATAGTGCGTTTACGCTACTTCTTCTATTCCAGTGGAGACAAG AAGGACGAGGTGTATCTCAACCTGGTTCTGGACTACGTTCCTGAGACTGTGTACAGAGTTGCTAGACACTACAGCCGAGCCAAGCAGACCCTCCCCATGGTCTATGTGAAG ATGTACATGTACCAGCTCTTCCGGAGCTTGGCCTACATCCATTCCTTTGGGATCTGCCATCGGGACATCAAGCCCCAGAACCTGCTGCTGGACCCGGAGACAGCCGTGCTCAAGCTCTGTGACTTTGGCAG TGCGAAGCAGCTGGTCCGTGGTGAGCCCAATGTGTCCTACATCTGCTCACGGTACTACAGAGCCCCAGAGCTCATCTTTGGGGCCACTGACTACACCTCCAGCATAG ATGTATGGTCCGCTGGCTGTGTTCTAGCAGAACTGTTGCTAGGGCAACCCATTTTTCCCGGTGACAGTGGGGTGGATCAGCTGGTGGAGATCATCAAG GTTCTCGGCACTCCCACTCGGGAGCAGATCCGAGAGATGAATCCCAACTACACTGAGTTTAAGTTCCCTCAGATCAAGGCACACCCATGGACTAAGGTGAGTCAACAG CCTTGTGTGATTGGCTCTCAGGTGTTCCGGCCGCGCACGCCCCCTGAGGCCATCGCTCTGTGCTCGCGTCTGCTGGAGTACACGCCCACAGCGCGCTTCACGCCCCTGGAGGCCTGTGCCCACACCTTTTTCGACGAGCTCCGGGACCCCAACCTCAAGCTGCCCAACGGGCGCGAGAAGCCCCTGCTCTTCAACTTCTCCACACAGG AGTTGTCCAGTAACCCCTCCTTAGCCTCCATCCTCATCCCCGCCCACGCCCGGAATCAGCCCGGGGCCTTCACTCCTAACAACGCCTCCGCACCCTCAG ATGCCAACAGCGGAGACCGTGGCCATACCACCAATGCTGCCTCCGCCTCCAACGCCTCCACCTGA
- the LOC110527544 gene encoding glycogen synthase kinase-3 beta isoform X4 — MSGRPRTTSFAESCKAVPQPSAFGSMKVSRDKDGSKVTTVVATPGQGPDRPQEVSYTDTKVIGNGSFGVVYQAKLCDSGELIAIKKVLQDKRFKNRELQIMRKLDHCNIVRLRYFFYSSGDKKDEVYLNLVLDYVPETVYRVARHYSRAKQTLPMVYVKMYMYQLFRSLAYIHSFGICHRDIKPQNLLLDPETAVLKLCDFGSAKQLVRGEPNVSYICSRYYRAPELIFGATDYTSSIDVWSAGCVLAELLLGQPIFPGDSGVDQLVEIIKVLGTPTREQIREMNPNYTEFKFPQIKAHPWTKVFRPRTPPEAIALCSRLLEYTPTARFTPLEACAHTFFDELRDPNLKLPNGREKPLLFNFSTQELSSNPSLASILIPAHARNQPGAFTPNNASAPSDANSGDRGHTTNAASASNAST; from the exons gagacAAAGATGGCAGTAAGGTGACCACGGTGGTAGCGACCCCAGGCCAGGGCCCCGACCGGCCGCAGGAGGTCAGCTATACAGACACTAAGGTCATCGGCAACGGCTCGTTCGGCGTGGTCTACCAGGCTAAACTGTGTGACTCCGGGGAGCTAATAGCCATCAAGAAGGTTCTGCAGGACAAGAGGTTCAAG AACCGGGAGCTGCAGATCATGAGGAAACTGGACCACTGCAACATAGTGCGTTTACGCTACTTCTTCTATTCCAGTGGAGACAAG AAGGACGAGGTGTATCTCAACCTGGTTCTGGACTACGTTCCTGAGACTGTGTACAGAGTTGCTAGACACTACAGCCGAGCCAAGCAGACCCTCCCCATGGTCTATGTGAAG ATGTACATGTACCAGCTCTTCCGGAGCTTGGCCTACATCCATTCCTTTGGGATCTGCCATCGGGACATCAAGCCCCAGAACCTGCTGCTGGACCCGGAGACAGCCGTGCTCAAGCTCTGTGACTTTGGCAG TGCGAAGCAGCTGGTCCGTGGTGAGCCCAATGTGTCCTACATCTGCTCACGGTACTACAGAGCCCCAGAGCTCATCTTTGGGGCCACTGACTACACCTCCAGCATAG ATGTATGGTCCGCTGGCTGTGTTCTAGCAGAACTGTTGCTAGGGCAACCCATTTTTCCCGGTGACAGTGGGGTGGATCAGCTGGTGGAGATCATCAAG GTTCTCGGCACTCCCACTCGGGAGCAGATCCGAGAGATGAATCCCAACTACACTGAGTTTAAGTTCCCTCAGATCAAGGCACACCCATGGACTAAG GTGTTCCGGCCGCGCACGCCCCCTGAGGCCATCGCTCTGTGCTCGCGTCTGCTGGAGTACACGCCCACAGCGCGCTTCACGCCCCTGGAGGCCTGTGCCCACACCTTTTTCGACGAGCTCCGGGACCCCAACCTCAAGCTGCCCAACGGGCGCGAGAAGCCCCTGCTCTTCAACTTCTCCACACAGG AGTTGTCCAGTAACCCCTCCTTAGCCTCCATCCTCATCCCCGCCCACGCCCGGAATCAGCCCGGGGCCTTCACTCCTAACAACGCCTCCGCACCCTCAG ATGCCAACAGCGGAGACCGTGGCCATACCACCAATGCTGCCTCCGCCTCCAACGCCTCCACCTGA